Below is a window of Paenibacillus bovis DNA.
ACAAACCTGCGATTGCGGATTTTTGAAATCAAGGATACAAAAGATGAGGAGACGGATAGCGATTCGAGACGGAACGTCTTTAGACCACTTTATCATCATTCATAACTATCATATCGATTCAAAAATATCTGCAATGAGGCGGTTTTAGTTTTTTATAGAGGGAGTTCGCGAACCTCTCCCGCGTCGTACTGCACAGAACTTCCATGTATACCGATGATATAAATAGTAGTTCCAATCAGGCCAACTACGGACTTTCTTCTGTTCAGGATGCGGCTGTAAAAACCGCTTCATCAGTATAGCACATTCAATCGGGATTGGTAGGGTAAATTATGCCAATGAATAAGCAATAAGAAGGCTGAATTAAGCAGCTGTATAACGTGTATATCGGTAGAAAAATGTACATAGTATGTACCTAAAGGATACGGATAAAAGAATTAAAATAAAAAAACAGTAACAAACAGGGAGTGGATACATGTTAACCGATGATGGGTGTATAAGTTTAGAAAAACCTTATTTCTATGTAAAGTATCCGGACAAAATGGAGTTTAGCGAACCATGGATACAGAATAGTAATAATAGCCCAAATGTGAAAATAACTTTTCTGGATGGAGATCATTGCACAACGGTTGAAGGACTATTCAAAGAATTCAACGAAAAGTTCGACTTCCCATCTTATTTCGGCTGGAATTGGAATGCTTTGGACGAATGTCTCAGCGATCTGGATTGGCTGGATGCGCATGGACATATCGCTTGTATTCGCAATGCCGAAAAACTGCTTGGCTTATATGATAGCGACTTACTTATTATTTTGGATATTCTAAAAATGAATGTTCTGGAATGGAATAAAGGAAGATCATACTTTTCTCCTGAAAAACCACCCATGCCTTTTAATGTAATTTTTTATTGTTCCAAAGAACATCAGGAAGAATTCATAAAGAAGCTGCAAAAAGCAAATATACATGCGGACGTGCCTTTACAATCGAGATCATAATACAGAGCCGATTATACAAAGAAAATAAATATACACACCCTGCAGAACAACGAGTAATGAAGCATTATAAGTGTATACTAACTCTTGCAAAAATAAGGGCAACACGAAAAAAAGCGACTATTCACACGATAATTATCGTGCGCAGTCGCTGCTCGATTTAATAGAAATCAATCCCACCAGAAATACCAGATATCCTGCTGCTTCAGGTAACCTGCATAGCTGCCAATCGTCTCAAAGTCTTCCAGTACATAGTTGCAGAACAGCATATGCTGCTTGGCCAGCTTCAGTGCCTGCTCGTCCGTCTGGGGACGACGCTGTGCGCGCAATATCCAGGTGCTGTCATTTACTGCAATAGGGATCGCCCCATACTGCTGCTGCCATTCCCGGAATACAGCGGACTGCAGCGTGGGCAGCGGGCATTCATTGAATCCACCCATGGGAATGATCAGCGGTGCATGATATTCCTGTCCCTGCGGCAGCGTCAGCCAGATAGCGCCGTCCTCAGCACGATCCGATGTCCAGGCTGCATCCGGTACAGGAAGTATTTTGTCTCCAGCGATGATCTGTTCTTTGAAATAATCGAGAGCTTCGTCCACTTCTGCCAAATGGCGGTATGCGGCGAATAGTTCATCTGTCGATAACTTCTCCAGCGGCTCATACTTCTCGGGCAGTTCGCTCGATTCCCAGAGCCATGTCATCGCCCGGCGCAGCGCTTCGGTCAATGGAAGAGTGTCTGCTTCGGCGGCATTTTGCTCCACATAATCAGCGAGAGAGGCGTTTTCACCAATCGCATCTTCTATCAATTCTTCGATATTGTCATTGGGCAGGACAAGCAGGCGATGCTGTCCGGTGTGGCTGGCATCCGGATAAGTCACATCTTCCGGCTCGATTGCTTCTGTTTCGTAATCTTTCAGCCATTCAAGCATTTGTTCACTCATAATGGAGATCCTTTCTATATTTGTGATAGGGGGTTCAATCAGGGTCAGGCTTGATTATGTAACTGCGGATGAAGCAGCAGCGGAGATAGATAATCCAGAAATACTGCAAGTATCTCTGAATAGAGGCTGCTCTTCATCACTATATCATTGTGCCTATATTATACGATATTCCTAATCTATACTTACTCGGTGACATTGCCCTGATTGGCAACCTCGGCGGATTTACGTTCGATATGTTCGGGTTCGCCCAGGTAGAAACGCCGGATCGGCCGTACCTGATCATCCAGTTCATATACAAGCGGGATACCAGTAGGAATATTTAGCTCGGTTAACGACTTCTCGTCAATATCTTCCATATATTTGATTAATGCGCGCAGCGTGTTGCCGTGAGCAGAAATAAGAATACGCTCTTTTTTGCGGATCAGCGGTACGATCCGGTGATGCCAGAAATCGCCAACCCGATATACGGTATCCTGCAGACTTTCGCCAAGTGGAAGGTCCTGTGGATTAATATTTTTGTAGCGTTCTTCGAACTGTGGATTGCGCGGATCGTCGGTTTGGAGCAAGGGTGGTTTTACCGTCAGACTGCGCCGCCACAGATGCAGCTGTTCTTCCCCGTATTTCTCGGCAGTCTCGGTTTTGCTGAGGCCCTGGAGAGCGCCATAGTGCCGTTCATTCAGTTTCCAGGCTTTTTGCTCGGGAATCCAGAGAAGATCCAGTTCATCCAGAATATAATGCATGGTCTGAATAGAGCGTTTCAAGACAGAGGAGAAGGCCATATCAAATGTATATCCCGCTTCGCGAATCAGATGCCCGGCTTCACGCGCTTCGTGAATACCTCTCTCGGTCAAAGACACATCGGTCCAGCCGGTAAACAGGTTTCTGCGATTATACTCACTTTCTCCATGGCGAACAAGAATAACGTGATACATGAAGTATTGCCCCTTTCAGCGGATGAGAATAAGTAATGGGATGGGAATAATTGTAGTCATATTGGAAATGCCAAAGTGAGCAAATAGTGGCTGGAGAGACACTATGTAATTCAGGGTTGTAGTGGTTTTTATGTGCTTGCTCTCTATTTGATTTTAACCAATACAGCTTATATAAAATCAATTTACGAATACACAAACTTCTGGAAATATGGTATTAACGCATATCATCTGAATTGTTCTTGTAAATACGTTGTTAGTAAAAATGTAATTTGAACATTAGATTTATAGGGGGACGAAAAGATAGAGCATGCGAAATGAAAAGGTAGGAGTCAGTGATTTTAATCAAATATTTAAGGAGGTTTTGTAGATGAGTACGGATAAATACGAGACATTTAAATATTTTCTGGATTGTTATATTGTAACAACAGAGAGTTATATAGATGTACTAGAAACAGTACAAGAATTCCAAAAGTCTGAAAGAGAGAAGATTACATACGATCTTATATGTGAATTAGTAGAAATGAAGAGCAAAAACAAATGGGAAGAAATCCAAGCCATTATAGTTGAACATTCGTTTAGAAGATATAATCCCGAAAAAACCAAGTTATTGATAGAGGATATGTTGAGAATATTAAATTAACTGTAATAGACACTATTTGATATAAACACTGTTTTCATTCAGTAGCAATTCATAGGAATGAAATGATAAAGGCGGCGCGTAATGTTTGCTCAAGGTGAATTAGAGGAACTGGAAGATAAGAAAGATTCTTTTGGAAATGGGGCAGTCGCTATAAATGAAGTTACAATAGATTACTTTCATATTTTATCAAATAATTATAGGTACTTTTTTTAGAAGGGAAGCTGAAAGATTATGAATAATAATTGCCTGGTATGTGGGTACGATCAACTAGAAGAACCTCAATATGTAAAAGAAGTACCAAGCTATGAAATTTGTCCTTTTTGTGGTTTCGAAGCCGGATTTGATGATGATGCTGCAAGTTATCCGCTGACTATACCGGAATATAGAGCCAAATGGTTAAAGAATAGTACGTCATGGTTTGCACCTACTGATAAGCCGGAAAATTGGGCTTTAAAAGAACAATTAAAAAATATAAACTTCGAAGTGTAATTAATATCAATACGTTATCAAGAGATACAGAGAAAAGAGGACATATGAAAATTTGGAGCGTTATGCTTTCAAGTGAAGCATTAAGGATTGACGAATTAGAAGATGCTAATAGAATAGAAGAACTAATAAATGAACTATGTATAGGCGAGAAAGTTAATGATTGGTCAGGCATAAAATTAAAAACATATTCAGAAGGCCTATACTCTGATTTTGCAAATTTCTTCCATGGGCTACCTTTATTTAGTCAAAAAGCACTAAAAGTATTTCAGCCGCTAATCGGAGATGAGATTGAATTTCTATCTGTGACACATCCTGATCATAACTTTTTTATATGTAATATCCTCAACATAGATGATTATATTGATCATAGTTTAGCTATACCAAAAAGAATTGAAATTTTAAAATTAATTCGAACATATGATCATTACGTTTTTAAAGATGCACTTTTAATGCATTCTGTCAGAAGACATATTTTCCGAATACCCGAGCTAAGACGTAATATTTTTGTTTCTGATGAATTTGTACAAACATACCTGGAAAATGACTTGAATGGTTTGGTTTTTGAACTGGTTTATGATTCTGAGTCAAGAAATGCTAATGATGACAAACAAATTCTTGCTTATCAGAATTATATTGCCGAGAAAATTGAAGTTGGTGAATCCTATACCTGGGATCAGGCAATGAAGCTGATCAAACAAGGAGCAGCTTTTGCAAGTCAGCACTGGAAAATCCAGCAGACTTCAGACGGAGACTTTATGATAGGACAGTTAACACGGGGATTCGATTATCAATTTTTTGTTCCTACCGTCATATTAAAAGAATTATATGAATTAGATTGGTATAAGACTACTAAATCAGACATTTAACATTACTAACATCTATTTTTGTAGTATACTGTCTAGTCCATAATTGAAGAGAGAGTGAGAATCATAAATAATATTTGCCTGGTATGTGGGTATGATCAACTAGAAGAACCTCAATATGTAGAAGAAGTACCAAGCTATGAAATTTGTTCTTGTTGCGGTTTCGAAGCTGGATTTGATGATGATGCTGCAAGTTACCCGCAGACTATACCGGAATATAGAGCTAGTTGGTTAAAGCATGATGCGCCGTGGTTTATGCTCAAAGAGAAACCAGCAAATTGGGACTTAAAAGAACAATTAAAAAATATAAATTTTGAGTTGTAATCTGTTGAGACCTTCCACTATAAAAAAATCTTCAAACTTCATCGGAGGGCATTTCCCTACTG
It encodes the following:
- a CDS encoding barstar family protein translates to MLTDDGCISLEKPYFYVKYPDKMEFSEPWIQNSNNSPNVKITFLDGDHCTTVEGLFKEFNEKFDFPSYFGWNWNALDECLSDLDWLDAHGHIACIRNAEKLLGLYDSDLLIILDILKMNVLEWNKGRSYFSPEKPPMPFNVIFYCSKEHQEEFIKKLQKANIHADVPLQSRS
- the gpmA gene encoding 2,3-diphosphoglycerate-dependent phosphoglycerate mutase encodes the protein MYHVILVRHGESEYNRRNLFTGWTDVSLTERGIHEAREAGHLIREAGYTFDMAFSSVLKRSIQTMHYILDELDLLWIPEQKAWKLNERHYGALQGLSKTETAEKYGEEQLHLWRRSLTVKPPLLQTDDPRNPQFEERYKNINPQDLPLGESLQDTVYRVGDFWHHRIVPLIRKKERILISAHGNTLRALIKYMEDIDEKSLTELNIPTGIPLVYELDDQVRPIRRFYLGEPEHIERKSAEVANQGNVTE
- a CDS encoding imm11 family protein — its product is MKIWSVMLSSEALRIDELEDANRIEELINELCIGEKVNDWSGIKLKTYSEGLYSDFANFFHGLPLFSQKALKVFQPLIGDEIEFLSVTHPDHNFFICNILNIDDYIDHSLAIPKRIEILKLIRTYDHYVFKDALLMHSVRRHIFRIPELRRNIFVSDEFVQTYLENDLNGLVFELVYDSESRNANDDKQILAYQNYIAEKIEVGESYTWDQAMKLIKQGAAFASQHWKIQQTSDGDFMIGQLTRGFDYQFFVPTVILKELYELDWYKTTKSDI
- a CDS encoding DUF4253 domain-containing protein, giving the protein MSEQMLEWLKDYETEAIEPEDVTYPDASHTGQHRLLVLPNDNIEELIEDAIGENASLADYVEQNAAEADTLPLTEALRRAMTWLWESSELPEKYEPLEKLSTDELFAAYRHLAEVDEALDYFKEQIIAGDKILPVPDAAWTSDRAEDGAIWLTLPQGQEYHAPLIIPMGGFNECPLPTLQSAVFREWQQQYGAIPIAVNDSTWILRAQRRPQTDEQALKLAKQHMLFCNYVLEDFETIGSYAGYLKQQDIWYFWWD